The Anomaloglossus baeobatrachus isolate aAnoBae1 chromosome 7, aAnoBae1.hap1, whole genome shotgun sequence sequence AGCATTGccctgatctgcagaaaagctgctcttcTCTCACACACGGCCCTCTGCTGGCTGTGAGACGAACTGACTCATGATGACtacagtcatcacataaccctgtgctaccatggcaaccatcgtaagtcacgtgatcacgtcacgtcgcgtcacgtcacgtgacttccgatggcgccgggtaagtgaatgTTGGCGCCGGATAAGTGAATGCTGGCGCCGGGTAagtgatcagctgctgcctcttattggccggcggctgatcattgcagtagctgtatacagagctcggccCTGCACAGCACCTGGGAATCTGTCCTCCGATATAAAGCACTGACTACGCGGCCCCAGCACAGGCTGTGATTAGTAAGGGGTCTACAGGCCTACACGccgcaagcagcatcaggggccgccAGCATGCGGCTACGGGCAGAgtctttgagaccactgcactacGGGATATGTGGGAGGGTGTGGGGAAGGGGGGTGTGGACTCCAGGCacagtacccgcccagcagggcagcaacatgaAGTCTGCTGTGCTGCTCGTCAACAAGGTCCTGCGCCTGTCTACGTGATGTCACAGGAAACAGTAAAATCAcgtcaggagtggtcacatgaccgatCTGAGCCGGGGGagtggggctgacagcagggcaggtaggtagtcgctatctacttacctgcccctattAATGACTGGAGAAAAACAAGAGATACGGCAAGGAACATGTGTcaaaaattccattttattcataAAAATATCAAATGTAATAAAATCACAACAATATGTGATAAGAAGGACAAGGATCGGACAGAATGTGGGGAAAAAGTGGATATATCCACTTTTTCCCCACATTCTGTCCGATCCTTGTCCTTCTTATCACATATTGTTGTGATTTTATTACATTTGATATTTTtatgaataaaatggaatttttgACACATGTTCCTTGCCGTATCTCTTGTTTTTCTCCAGTCATTTATGCTTTATGGAGCAGGCAATTCCTTATGGGACACTACTGAGTGGTCCCATAAGCTAATACTTTATTATGGCCAATTTCTTGCTaattacctgcccctatgtagcctaatagtgaaatgacaaaaaaaaggcaaaataagccggataacccctttaaataaccATTAGTGTAGGACTATAACAATTTTGGCCACATGACATTGAAAATGCTTTGTCACGCAGCTAAAGTCACAAATATTAGTGTATTGGTTACTTTGAAATCTTGCAGGTTTACATTTTTGTTGACTGTAACCACATTCACAACTTTTCAATTTAGATTCTTAAGGACAAAGAGGATTTTTAATGAGGtcaattgcaaagttgcttatttttacaaGGAACTTGAACTTTTTCCTACTTATAAACTTGACTCAACCCTTCTAAGACAGCTTTCCCCCTTAAAGGGAAATAAAATATATTGATATATTGTAGATTATACTATATGTAAATATGGCCATTTTAATTATGTGGGGCACACTGACAGTAGAGATTACTCTGACTGACACTGTTAAAAGAAGTACTGAGGAAGGCACTGCTATAGGGAAGACTCTGGAGGGCATTGTTGTGAGGAGAACTCTGGAGGGCACTGTTGTGGGGAAGACTCTGGAGGGCACTGTTGTGGAGAGGATTCTGGAGGACACTGGCTGCTGTAGGGAGGATGCTGGAGTGCACTGCTGTGGGGAGGACTGTGGAGCACATTGTTGTAAGGAGGACTCTGGAGGGAGGATTCTGGAGTGCACTGTTGTAGGGAAGACTCCGGAGTGCACTGTTGTAGGGAGGACTCTGGAGGGCACTGTTGTGAGGAGGACTCTGGAGGGAGGATTCTGGAGTGCACTGTTGTAGGGAGGACTCTGGAGGGCACTGTTGTGAGGAGGACTCTGGAGGGAGGATTCTGGAGTGCACTGTTGTAGGGAGTGAAATAAAggtatttcagctcacctgccgactccactgctgtgatctcctgggtgcacggatccgctggaaggtccaggccagccaaggtaatgggaaaatagaacgaaggaaggagggatccagcacaaatcctcgtggttaaaagtaaaaaaacatcctttatttcaaaaatttaaaagatcatcagagacccgaagtagggaacatatttacagtgggcgcataggcaaactttacgcgtttcggactgggggggtaaaaacaacagagtccttaatcataagtgacctatgcttagCTGGAAGCAACTCATATAGGGGAGGAAGTGAAATACACACCAGGAAAAAGGGGGGCGGAAGTGAAAAAAGTCCATAGGTGGAAGGAACAAACCAAACCACCTGTACCCACTTCAATTAGGAGACAAAAGGACACTCAACATACatgagatagatatataaatatacaaccATATTGTCATATACAAATAGACATCCAAATGTAGAAAAATCTTAGCCAAAAAAATCACATGGGAATAAATGGGTTATAAACAGAAAAGCAAGCCTTCCCTAACCACAGCAAATAAACGAAAATCAATATAAGCTGATAAAAAAATGAACACCATACAACATGATTGTAAGATAAAATCCGACAAAAGGCAAGATAATTAgtaagtagaaaaatatatatatacatatatgcgtaTAAATAAATATGAATTATATAAGATGTTGATGATAAAGATGTCAATTTAAATGTCAATCTGAACAAAGGCAAGACCTTATGCATAAAAAATACGGGCATAATAATCCATACTAATATCCCTATGTGGTGATGTAATGCAAatctaggaggggggggggggaaacaaaacaaaagaaaaaaaaaaaaaaaaaaaaaaaaaaaaaaaaaagggggagaaggtAAAATGTATATAAGTGAAATACATATAATGTCAATGGCAAAAAAGCCAATCTGAAAGATGACAATATCTCACAAATAAATATGCGGGCTAGATGATTTATGCAGAAATCCTGATGTGATAATGTGCTGTACAgggtagggagggggggggggggggagaggggggagagggagggggtatGATGGAATGTGAATAAATTTGTGAATAAATTTATCAGAAATCTGACCGTTAAGAGACATTTTTTCAATACTGATAAAGAGACTCAGGATGAGGATTTTGTCCCAACGACGACAGTAGATACCATCACTCACATTCCACTCCATTTGGATCTTAAAGAACAGATTGCAATTTCCAATCTTCAGGATTTGGGTGATCCATCTCCCGTACTAACTGAGCCTCCTCCCTTTTCTACTAGTAACCCACATTTTTACCCGGTGGCCTCCAGAGTGCCAGCAATGGACACTTTTCAGGATGTTATGGAGATGGAGATTAGACGTATCCTAACTTCTACCTCTGGATTTCAAGATAATCTATCCATATCAGAGAGAAAGGCGCTTAAGTCCCTGAAAAATAATGAGTACATTGTGATCCGGAAAGCGGATAAAGGGGGATCAGTAGTTATACTGGACAGTTCACTTTATGAAAGGGAGATAAACTCCATATTAGACGATGCCACTACTTACAGGCGTTTATCTAGTGATCCCTCGACTGCTTTCCTGGGCAAGTTACAGAACATATTGACACATGGTTTTGACAGGGGAATCATAAATAAAAAAACCTATGATTATCTCCTCATTGACAAACCTATATGCCCGGTGTTCCAGGGActtcccaaaatacataagggcATTTTTCCACCTCCTTTGAGACCAATTGTGGCCAGTACGGGTTCCCTAACCAGCAATCTCAGTGACTGGGTGGACAACATCCTCCAACCCCTTATGAAGCGTGCAACTGGCTATATTAGGGACACCAAAAGCTTGCTACAAAATCTGGATAGAATAAATTGGACCACAAATTCATTTTGGATTACTAGTGATGTGATCTCATTATACCCCTGTATTCCACATGATAAAGCCTTACAGGCCCTTTTCTtccatttggagaaatacagttcTTTAGATGACCATTTTAAGGAATACAttcttatggtcactgggttccttTTGAGACACAACCACTTCCAATTCAATGGTTCTTATTATCTCCAGATTTCAGGGTGCCCAATGGGTGCCAGCTTTTCTTGTGCCCTGGCCAATATTTATATGGCATACTGGGAGGAGCACTATGTTCACATTGATACCAACCCTTTCTTACATCAGGTCTCCTGGTATGCCAGGTATATCGATGACCAGTTATTGATATGTAATACCCGTGACCAAGGCACACCTCATGAGTTTGCAGAAGCCCTCAGTCTGTATTTTAACAACAATAGTCTAAATTTGAAATTTACTATAAATGTTCATTTACAGCAAGCACCTTTTTTAGACATCTGCCTATTTGGCGACTCCATTACTGGTACCATCGGTTCCACTCTCTATAGGAAACCCATTAGTGGCAACACATCCCTTCATGCGGATAGTTGCCACATCCCCCATACTTTACTCAACCTTCCTGTGGGAGAATTTTTTCGGGCAAAGAGACTCTGTTCCTCCGATCAAGCTTATTCTAAAGAAGCTTCCCACATTAAACACAGATTGAGAACCAGAGGCTATTCTAACCAAACAATCAATAGAGCATCGTCCATTGTGGACAATCGGACCCGTTCCAGTTTGTTACTAGATCGCATCAAACCCACCACATATAAAGAGAAGATCACTTTTTCCACTCCATATAGTGTGGATTTTTTCCACATTAGAGATGCGGTTTTGCGGTTTCTTCCCCTTCTCGAGCAGGATGTTACATTGAGGTCTGTTCTTTCTAAGGGAGTTAATATTGTGGCGAAGAGGGCTTGCACAGTCGGTAACATGATAGCACCGACCGCTTACACAGTTCGTAACCCTAAGAAAACATGGCTTAGTGTCTCAGGTTCTTATAAATGTAATTCCAATCGCTGCGGTTTATGTAAATTTATGAATAACACCAAGATCATCACTAATGTTGATAATACAGACTATAGGATCAATTCATTTATTAATTGTGCCACTACTCATGTCGTGTATAAAGCCACATGTTCTATCTGTAGCATGAGTTACATCGGTTGTACATCCAGACCTTTGAGAACCAGGATATCTGAACACACTAGGATAACATCTTGCTTTGAACCGACTAATTCTAATAGTCTTCCATCACAAAAACGTTCCCTGTCGGGCCTTACCCGACACTTCATGGAAcaccattcagcggatttttcgtcGCTCACAGTTACTGGCGTTGAGTTTGTTCCCAAGCCATTTCGAGGAGGGGACTGGTTTCAGGCACTTTTGCACACAGAGGCGAAATGGATACTTAAATTAAATACCAGACATCCGCATGGTCTGAATTATCGTTCCGATTTGAGATATATTTTCTGATTATTTATTCTGTCCATTCCCTCCATCataccccctccctctccccccctctcctcccccccccccctccctacccTGTACAGCACATTATCACATCAGGATTTCTGCATAAATCATCTAGCCCGCATATTTATTTGTGAGATATTGTCATCTTTCAGATTGGCTTTTTTGCCATTGACATTATATGTATTTCACTTATATACATTTTaccttctccccctttttttttttttttttttttttttttttttcttttgttttgtttcccccccccctcctagaTTTGCATTACATCACCACATAGGGATATTAGTATGGATTATTATGCCCGTATTTTTTATGCATAAGGTCTTGCCTTTGTTCAGATTGACATTTAAATTGACATCTTTATCATCAACATCTTATATAATTCATATTTATTTAtacgcatatatgtatatatatatttttctacttacTAATTATCTTGCCTTTTGTCGGATTTTATCTTACAATCATGTTGTATGGTGTTCATTTTTTTATCAGCTTATATTGATTTTCGTTTATTTGCTGTGGTTAGGGAAGGCTTGCTTTTCTGTTTATAACCCATTTATTCCCATGTGATTTTTTTGGCTAAGATTTTTCTACATTTGGATGTCTATTTGTATATGACAATATggttgtatatttatatatctatctcatGTATGTTGAGTGTCCTTTTGTCTCCTAATTGAAGTGGGTACAGGTGGTTTGGTTTGTTCCTTCCACCTATGGACTTTTTTCACTTCCGCCCCCCTTTTTCCTGGTGTGTATTTCACTTCCTCCCCTATATGAGTTGCTTCCAGctaagcataggtcacttatgattaaggactctgttgtttttaccccccagtccgaaacgcgtaaagtttgcctatgcgcccactgtaaatatgttccctacttcgggtctctgatgatcttttaaatttttgaaataaaggatgtttttttacttttaaccacgaggatttgtgctggatccctccttccttcgttctattttccCATTACTGTTGTAGGGAGGACTCTGGAGGGCACTGTTGTGAGGAGGACTCTGGAGGGCACTGTTGTGGGGAGGACTCCGGAGGGCACTGTTGCTGGGAAGACTCTGGAGGGCACTGTTGTGGGGAGGACTCTGGAGGGCATTGTTGTGAGGAGGACTCTGGAGGGCACTGTTGTGAGGAGGACTCTGGAGGGCACTGTTGTGAGGAGGACTCTGGAGGGCACTGTTGTGGGGAGGACTCCGGAGTGCACTGTTGTAGGGAGGACTCTGGAGGGCACTGTTGTGGGGAGGACTCTGGAGGGCACTGTTGTGGGGAGGACTCTGGAGGGCACTGTTGTGGGGAGGActctggagggcactgttgtaGGGAGGACTCTGGAGGGCACTGTTATGAGGAGGACTCTGGAGGGCACTGTTGTGGGGAGGACTCCGGAGGGCACTGTTGCTGGGAAGACTCTGGAGGGCACTGTTGTGGGGAGGACTCTGGAGGGCATTGTTGTGGGGAGGactccggagggcactgttgtgagGAGGACTCTGGAGGGCACTGTTGTGGGGAGGACTCCAGAGGGAATTGTTGTAAGGAAGACTTTGGAAGGCATTGTTGTAGGGAGGACTATGGATGTCACTGTTGTGGGGACACTTTCCATTAAAGGACATGGGTCTTAGAAAATGAGAATGCTGTCCTCTTGCACTGTGTGGTGGACTATCCCTTTTTTCTTCCACTAGTTGACAGGTTTTTTTTGCTATATGATCCTGAAGTTTAATAATCTAGTCAAACATTGCGCTTAGTAACCACTTTCGGCGCTGTTCTCTGCACTACACGAGGTATCAGATTGTCTCCACAAACATGGCTGCCGCGCTGACGTCCCGCTTTCCTTTGTTCAGACAAAGTTATCGCTCTAGTGTTAGGTGTACATACTGCGGCAGAGCGGGACGGTCCCGCGCACGCGCAGTGCAGTGGCGGTTGCTGTTGCCACAGAAGGCGTCATGGCGACTGTGTCAGAGCTGAGGGCCGGTGAGTGCGGCTTGTCTTTATTATATAACCGCAGCCTCTGTGTTGTGTGTACTCAGACCTGAGCCGGCAGAGTCTGTCTGTGGAAGCTGCTGTGCCCCGAACTTCATGCGGAAGCGTCTTTATGCCTGGCAGGCTCCTGAGCCAGGTGTAACTCCCACTGTTTCCTGTTCTGGTTACCATGGCTACAGTCAGTTCATACAACTGTCAGAAGGTCTCCTTGGTGGTCTGGGACCCCCAGACTGTGAGGGCGCTGATACTTGACCCCAGTGCCCTTTGTTTCCTACGTCTCACACTTGGGAATAATCCAATAGGACCGACCTGTGGATCTATGGGGTCTGATCCCAAAAACGGGACTCTGAAATCCCCATCGTAATGGAGTTGTGTCCAGTCATTCATACAGCGTTCTGTTACCTGTGGTACTTCCATAGGCTGTGAACGTAGTGGAGGGGCACGGCATCGCCCATTGGGGCAACTTTAGGGCCCTGGGTCACGGGATCTGTAGGGGTCAAAGTCCCCAGACCCACTGAGATCTTCAGGATAGATGATTACTTGGAATAAAGGGTATttcctataaggctgctttcacacatccgttttttgctgagctgcacaatacggcgcttcacagaaaaaacgcaaccgtttgttttttttgccgccggttgcgttttttccgcatagacttgcattagcaccgtattgtgccgcatgggcttgcgttgcgtccggtttttgccggatgcggcatatttagcccatgcagcggccggatggaacgttgcctggcatgttttttttgtgcggtgaaaaaaaacgcattgcgggatgcggcacgatttacaatgcaagcttatggacgccggatgcggtttttttttttgttttttttttttttgaactgcgcatgctcagtatcacgccGCATCCattaaaaaacggacgggccgcatggaaaaacatgcaacagatccatttttttcgccgcatccgttgcataggtttttgagccggattgtgcctgatgcaaaaaaactgatgtgtgaaagcagcctattggTCATCTAGATCTATATCCCTATTTAAAGCGGTTTGATTATGTCCTATCAATGACCCATTCATAGGACGGACCATCACTGTTAGATATCACTAGTAAAGATCGGACACCCCAACCTGTTACAGTCTGCAACACCACAGCTCTGTGCACTGAGTTCTGCAGATCAGCTCTtattaccttaaagggaaccaaccagcaggattttcatatataaagtaaagccagtgctatactggtgctaggatgctgaatgtaaacagggtcattccatggtaacttacgttacattcAGAAGCCAAAAACGgagttaataatggctacagactgttctttGAAGGCAGGCACAAATGTGAGTaaatgtatattgtacattgaactattctcaatagatttcaacacagtttgatttgtcaacaatacaaattaaatgcaaaatataatttattacattttgtatttaatttgtatTGTTGACAAATCAAACTGTGtttgaaatctattgagaatagttcaatgtacaatatacatttACTCACATTTGTGCCTGCCTTCaaagaacagtctgtagccattattaactcagtttttggcttCTGAATGTAATGTAAGTTACCATGGCATGACCCAGCATACCTTTTGTTTAGAGATTGAatgaatgttttatttcagaaatatatacaagtaaagttccagcaatgcactgctatttgattgacaggagcaggaatatgtgggtcaggttttgctatctattcctgcccttcTCTGCCTGCCCTGCCTTCCTCTCCTTGTCactgtcatagacgttaattctggtGCATAGAGACAGACGGGTAGGAATAGATAGGAAGACTGGacccacatattcctttcctgttgcacctgtcagtcaaatagcagtgcattgctggaactttacttgcacatatttctgaaacctccaatctcagaacaaaagctatgcttacattcagcatcctagtgccagtatagcactggctttactttatatatgaaaatcctgctggttggttctctttaaggaagCGGTTGTTAAATGGTGTAGAGAACTGCGGTGCTGCCAAAGCTGGTTATAGATAATGGGTGGGTTCTTGGTGCCGGAAATACACTCATCTAATATTAATTACTTTTTACAAGTATAGCTAGCCAATATCATAGTATTGTAAAACCCTTTAAGTGCCACATTTTACAGGACCAGGTCCACTGTATCATTAGCCCAGATGAAAGCTGTTGGGGCTTTTGGTACAACAGATCTGTCTGTGCAACTACAATCTGTCCTCCTATCTGACATAGGATGTGGGGAGGTACGATCAGGTGGGAGATGTGAACAGGAGGGCTGCTGTGTTATGAATtaactttaaaggggttttcccatctcgTGTAGCTCTGCATTCACTTCTCTGACTTTCCCAGCTGTTGGACCCCCACCTGTTGATAGGTGACAATTGTTTTGACCGGAGAACCCCTTTTAATCATGGTATAAATAGCCACAGTGTCCAAAACGCTCCTTGTCTAGGCATTTTCTGCACAGAATAAAGCTAATTGCAGTGTTGGTCATGTTTCTATTGTTATATTGGATGTGTGTATTTTAGATGTAATACTTAGTTTTATTTTacatcttattttcttttttttttttttttttttagttttgacaGATACGTTGGATAAAAGAGGGGTTCTCGGACACCTCAAGGCTCGGGTGCGGGCTGAAGTGTTTGCAGCGTTGAATGACCAGAGTGAATCCAGACCAGAACTGTCGCATGAAAATCTCCTGATTAATGAAATGATCAGAGAATATCTAGAGTTTAATAAATACAAGCACACCTCATCTGTTttatcagcaggtacgtgcgaagcTAAACCTATAGGGATTTGCATTCCTTGCAGGGGGAAGGCCATACACTACTAAGTTGGCTTTCATGTGACATTTCAGAAtgttcctaaaatgccctctaacctttccaggtgaacttaatgtggatTCAGATTTTTAGAGAAGGTCACGTGTCCAACTGTTCAGTGTCTCAATACATTTTGCACACCTTCCTGTTCTCTAACaggcaacttaaagggaacctgtcaccagatttgttgactataagctgtggccaccaccaatgagctcttatatacaacattccagaatactgtatataagagcccaggccactgtgtagaatgtaaaaatcacttttataatactcatctggTGGGGGCGGGCCAGTCCaacgggtgtcgctgctctccagttcaGCGCTTCCTCTCTGCAGcgtatcctacgtcatccacacaggccagcattgaggtactgcgcaggcgcactttgatctgccctactcagggcaaatccaagtattgtagtgcacatacgCAGGCAGTCTTTAACTttacctcgtgcctgcgcattacagtactttgatctgcccttagcagggcaaatcaaagtgcgcctgtgcaggacctcaatgccggcctgtgtggatgatgtagacacaTTATCCACACTAGGGGATGGGTAggaggaggatggagatcgcagcagagaggaggcgctgaaccggagagcagtgacacccatcggaccggaccgcccccctagGTAAGTATTAGTGTTTATGTTATACAATGcgacctggactcttatatacagtattctggaatgctggatataagagctcactggtggtggccgcatcttatagTTGCCAAATTTGGTGATAGGTTCCCTGTAATGGCAAAAAACTGTTGTACGGAGGACTTTAGAGGGCACGGTTGTTGGGAGGACTCCGGAGGGCACGGTTGTTGGGAGGactccggagggcactgttgttgggaggactccggagggcactgttgttgggaggactccggagggcactgttgttgggaggactccggagggcactgttgttgggaggactccggagggcactgttgttgggaggactccggagggcactgttgttgggaggactccggagggcactgttgttgggaggactccggagggcactgttgttgggaggactccggagggcactgttgttgggaggactccggagggcactgttgttgggaggactccggagggcactgttgttgggaggactccggagggcactgttgttgggaggactccggagggcactgttgttgggaggactccggagggcactgttgttgggaggactccggagggcactgttgttgggaggactccggagggcactgttgttgggaggactccggag is a genomic window containing:
- the CEP20 gene encoding centrosomal protein 20 isoform X3, which translates into the protein MATVSELRAVLTDTLDKRGVLGHLKARVRAEVFAALNDQSESRPELSHENLLINEMIREYLEFNKYKHTSSVLSAESGLSDVPLDRSFLARELNLIEDSRAQSV